The following proteins are co-located in the Mus caroli unplaced genomic scaffold, CAROLI_EIJ_v1.1 scaffold_11502_1, whole genome shotgun sequence genome:
- the LOC110289127 gene encoding vomeronasal type-1 receptor 90-like, translated as MFSLKNVLYFQAGLGVLANMCLLCFYIFIIVGHRPKPTDLISCQLTFIHIMVFLTGGDLLLTDIFESLNIENDFKCKATFYISRVMRCLSICTTCLLSVFQAVTISPSTSYLAKFKQKLRKYMVYVFSCIWSFSFSYSSSRIFYVRGFTNVSESNQMQITKSCLLFRMNSIIRVFIFTVTTSRDVFLVGVMLITSTYMVIILCRHQRQCKHLHSIKHLRASPEKRATQTILLLVIFFVVMYWVDFVISTISVLLWRYDPVILMVQKFLMYAYPTISPLVQISSDNRIIIMVKNMYSKHHQRFF; from the coding sequence ATGTTCTCACTCAAGAATGTCCTTTATTTCCAAGCTGGACTTGGAGTCCTAGCAAATATGTGTCTTCTTTGCTTCTATATTTTCATAATTGTAGGTCACAGACCTAAGCCCACGGACTTGATCTCCTGTCAACTGACCTTCATTCACATAATGGTGTTCCTCACCGGAGGGGACCTGTTGCTTACAGACATATTTGAATCACTGAATATTGAGAATGACTTCAAATGTAAGGCAACTTTTTACATAAGCAGGGTGATGAGATGCCTCTCTATCTgcaccacctgcctcctgagtgtgttccAGGCTGTCACAATCAGTCCCAGTACTTCTTATTTGGcaaaatttaaacagaaactaagaaaatacATGGTCTATGTTTTCTCATGTATTTGGTCTTTCAGTTTTTCATACAGTAGTAGCCGGATCTTCTATGTTCGTGGTTTTACTAATGTGAGTGAGAGTAACCAGATGCAGATCACTAAATCCTGCTTACTCTTCCGCATGAACTCCATCATCAGGGTATTCATTTTTACAGTGACAACCTCCAGAGATGTTTTTCTTGTAGGAGTCATGCTGATCACAAGTACATACATGGTGATTATCTTGTGTAGACATCAGAGGCAATGCAAGCATCTTCATAGCATCAAGCACCTGAGAGCATCCCCTGAGAAAAGAGCCACCCAGACCATCTTGCTGCTGGTGATTTTCTTTGTGGTCATGTATTGGGTGGACTTCGTCATCTCAACCATATCAGTTCTGTTGTGGAGGTATGACCCAGTCATCCTGATGGTTCAGAAGTTTCTGATGTATGCCTATCCTACAATTAGTCCTTTGGTACAAATCAGTTCTGATAACAGAATAATAATTATGGTGAAAAACATGTACTCAAAGCACcaccagagatttttttaa